The following proteins are co-located in the Mycolicibacterium goodii genome:
- the purL gene encoding phosphoribosylformylglycinamidine synthase subunit PurL — translation MTSELTHQTDTVERAAATPDQPQPHRELGLKDDEYQRIREILGRRPTDAELAMYSVMWSEHCSYKSSKVHLRYFGETTTEQMRANMLAGIGENAGVVDIGDGWAVTFKVESHNHPSYVEPYQGAATGVGGIVRDIMAMGARPVAVMDQLRFGAADAPDTRRVLDGVVRGIGGYGNSLGLPNIGGETVFDASYAGNPLVNALCVGALRKEDLHLAFASGTGNKIILFGARTGLDGIGGVSVLASDTFGGDETGAAGRKKLPSVQVGDPFTEKVLIECCLELYAAGLVVGIQDLGGAGLSCATSELASAGDGGMHIELDKVPLRAANMTPAEILSSESQERMCAVVTPENVDAFLAVCRKWEVLATVIGEVTDGDRLQITWHGETVVDVPPRTVAHEGPVYERPVERPASQDALIADTSAKLPRPSTGEELKQTLLKMLGSPHLCSRAFITEQYDRYVRGNTVLAEHADGGVLRIDETTGRGIAVSTDASGRYTQLDPYTGAQLALAEAYRNVAVTGATPVAVTNCLNFGSPEDPGVMWQFSQAVRGLADGCAALGIPVTGGNVSFYNQTGSTPILPTPVIGVLGVLEDVGRRVPTAFGTEPGETLLLLGDTHDEFDGSIWAQVTADHLGGVPPKVDLDREKLLAEVLTAASRDGLVSAAHDLSEGGLIQAVVESALAGETGCRIVLPEGADPFVFLFSESSGRVLVAVPRTEESRFRSMCEARGVPVTRIGVVDQGPQGGDPSVEVQGQFSVPLSELRSTSEGVLPRLFG, via the coding sequence GTGACGTCGGAGCTCACTCACCAGACAGACACCGTTGAGCGGGCAGCCGCCACCCCCGATCAGCCCCAGCCGCACCGCGAACTCGGTCTCAAGGACGACGAGTACCAGCGGATCCGCGAGATCCTGGGCCGACGGCCCACCGACGCGGAACTGGCGATGTACTCGGTGATGTGGAGTGAGCACTGCTCCTACAAATCCTCCAAGGTGCACCTGCGCTACTTCGGGGAGACCACCACCGAGCAGATGCGCGCCAACATGCTCGCGGGCATCGGCGAGAACGCGGGCGTTGTCGACATCGGCGACGGCTGGGCGGTCACCTTCAAGGTCGAATCCCACAACCACCCGTCCTACGTCGAGCCCTACCAGGGCGCGGCCACCGGCGTCGGCGGCATCGTGCGCGACATCATGGCGATGGGCGCGCGCCCGGTCGCGGTGATGGACCAGCTGCGGTTCGGCGCGGCCGACGCGCCCGACACCCGGCGCGTGCTCGACGGCGTGGTGCGCGGCATCGGCGGCTACGGCAACTCCCTCGGCCTGCCGAACATCGGCGGCGAGACTGTGTTCGACGCGTCGTATGCGGGCAACCCCCTGGTCAACGCGCTGTGCGTCGGTGCGCTGCGCAAGGAGGACCTGCACCTGGCGTTCGCGTCCGGCACCGGCAACAAGATCATCCTGTTCGGCGCGCGCACCGGTCTCGACGGCATCGGCGGTGTGAGCGTGCTGGCGTCGGACACCTTCGGCGGCGACGAGACCGGGGCGGCGGGCCGTAAGAAACTTCCGAGCGTGCAGGTGGGCGACCCGTTCACCGAGAAGGTGCTCATCGAGTGCTGCCTCGAGCTGTACGCGGCCGGCCTCGTGGTCGGCATCCAGGACCTCGGCGGTGCCGGATTGTCCTGCGCCACTTCCGAACTCGCGTCCGCAGGCGACGGCGGCATGCACATCGAGCTGGACAAGGTGCCGCTGCGCGCGGCGAACATGACCCCGGCCGAGATCCTGTCGAGCGAATCGCAGGAACGGATGTGCGCCGTGGTCACCCCCGAGAACGTCGACGCGTTCCTCGCGGTGTGCCGCAAGTGGGAGGTGCTCGCCACCGTCATCGGCGAGGTCACCGACGGCGACCGGCTGCAGATCACCTGGCACGGCGAGACCGTCGTCGACGTGCCGCCGCGCACCGTCGCCCACGAAGGCCCGGTGTACGAGCGGCCGGTCGAGCGGCCCGCGAGCCAGGACGCGCTGATCGCCGACACCTCCGCCAAGCTGCCGCGGCCCAGCACGGGCGAGGAACTCAAGCAGACGCTGCTGAAGATGCTGGGCAGCCCCCATCTGTGCAGCCGTGCGTTCATCACCGAGCAGTACGACCGCTACGTGCGCGGCAACACCGTGCTGGCCGAACACGCCGACGGCGGTGTCCTGCGCATCGACGAGACCACGGGCCGCGGCATCGCGGTGTCCACCGATGCGTCGGGCCGCTACACCCAACTCGACCCCTACACCGGTGCCCAGCTCGCGTTGGCCGAGGCGTACCGCAACGTCGCGGTCACCGGTGCGACACCGGTGGCGGTGACCAACTGCCTCAACTTCGGTTCGCCCGAGGATCCCGGCGTGATGTGGCAGTTCAGCCAGGCCGTGCGCGGACTCGCCGATGGTTGTGCGGCCCTTGGCATTCCGGTCACCGGCGGCAACGTCAGCTTCTACAACCAGACCGGCAGCACCCCGATCCTGCCGACCCCGGTGATCGGTGTGCTCGGCGTGCTGGAGGACGTGGGTCGACGAGTTCCGACCGCCTTCGGCACCGAACCCGGTGAGACACTGCTGCTGCTCGGCGACACCCACGACGAGTTCGACGGGTCCATCTGGGCGCAGGTCACCGCCGACCATCTCGGTGGCGTACCGCCGAAGGTGGACCTGGACCGCGAGAAGCTGCTGGCCGAGGTGCTCACCGCGGCGTCGCGCGACGGGCTGGTTTCGGCGGCCCACGACCTGTCCGAGGGCGGGCTCATCCAGGCCGTCGTGGAATCGGCGCTTGCGGGTGAAACGGGTTGCCGCATCGTCCTCCCCGAAGGGGCGGACCCGTTCGTCTTCCTGTTCTCCGAGTCGTCGGGCCGTGTGCTGGTGGCGGTGCCGCGCACCGAGGAGAGCCGGTTCCGGTCGATGTGCGAGGCCAGGGGTGTTCCCGTCACCCGGATCGGCGTGGTCGACCAGGGCCCGCAGGGCGGCGACCCCTCGGTCGAGGTCCAGGGCCAGTTCAGCGTCCCCCTGTCCGAACTGCGGAGCACGTCGGAGGGCGTGCTGCCCAGGCTGTTCGGGTGA
- a CDS encoding alpha/beta hydrolase, with amino-acid sequence MTEENLDTLRHPLLRWAWSLVRLDFVGIAVGAVFFCLSLTPSLLPRDWLFAGLIGGINAAIGYGLGVLLGKGLYRFVLRNRAWWPPPGWVLKWAKALIVGGSAAACVLMLIPAAAWQRQVSALMGMEGPATLGYLRTAVLAAVVAGALIAVARVLRDAVRLVAKVLIRRLHLHREVAQFIGTVIVVVLVVTLVNGVLYRGFLLGASSVFRPQNSTTREGVSQPTEPERSGSPESFAPWDTLGYQGRNFVATGPRPDELEEVNGRPARQPIRVYAGLQSADTDEQRIALLLSELERTHAFDREVLVIVPTTGTGWVNPVAARAIELMYNGDTAMVGMQYSYLPSWISFLGDREKSMQTGRMMIDAIQSRWAQLPAERRPKLVLYGESLGSMAGQGAFEWLPDIARMGFSSVLWVGPPNASPLWHGLTVRRDPGTPEVRPRYDNGRTVRFSEAADAAEIAGDIADPWEGTRVLFLQHPSDPIVWWSTELLFSRPDWLVEPPGGDRTASMRWYPIITFWQVAADMTNASSVPAGHGHNYGESVLDGWAAVAPPVGWTAEDTERIRMALEKTAANDGPEY; translated from the coding sequence GTGACCGAGGAGAACCTCGACACACTCCGTCATCCTCTGCTGCGCTGGGCCTGGAGCCTGGTGCGGCTTGACTTCGTCGGCATCGCCGTCGGCGCGGTGTTCTTCTGCCTGTCGCTGACGCCGTCACTGCTGCCTCGCGACTGGTTGTTCGCCGGTCTGATCGGGGGCATCAACGCCGCCATCGGATACGGCCTCGGCGTGCTGCTCGGAAAAGGGTTGTACCGCTTCGTGCTCCGCAACCGTGCGTGGTGGCCGCCGCCCGGTTGGGTGCTGAAGTGGGCCAAGGCGCTGATCGTCGGCGGGTCCGCGGCGGCGTGCGTGCTGATGCTGATTCCCGCGGCGGCGTGGCAACGGCAGGTGTCGGCCCTCATGGGCATGGAAGGTCCCGCCACGCTGGGATACCTGCGTACCGCGGTTCTCGCGGCGGTCGTCGCGGGCGCGTTGATCGCGGTGGCCCGGGTGCTGCGCGACGCGGTGCGCCTGGTCGCGAAGGTGTTGATCCGGCGGTTGCACCTGCACCGTGAGGTCGCCCAGTTCATCGGCACGGTGATCGTGGTGGTGCTGGTGGTCACCCTCGTCAACGGTGTGCTGTACCGGGGGTTCCTGCTCGGGGCCAGCAGTGTGTTCCGGCCGCAGAACTCGACCACCCGGGAAGGCGTGAGCCAACCGACTGAACCTGAAAGATCAGGCAGCCCAGAATCTTTCGCGCCGTGGGACACGCTCGGATACCAGGGCCGCAACTTCGTGGCGACGGGGCCGCGGCCCGACGAACTCGAAGAGGTCAACGGCAGGCCTGCCCGCCAACCCATCCGCGTCTACGCGGGATTGCAGAGCGCCGACACCGACGAACAGCGGATTGCGTTGCTGCTCAGCGAGCTCGAACGCACCCACGCCTTCGACCGGGAGGTGCTGGTGATTGTGCCGACCACGGGCACCGGATGGGTGAACCCGGTGGCCGCGCGCGCCATCGAGCTGATGTACAACGGCGACACCGCGATGGTGGGCATGCAGTACTCGTATCTGCCGAGCTGGATCTCGTTCTTGGGTGACCGGGAGAAGTCGATGCAGACCGGGCGGATGATGATCGACGCGATCCAGTCCCGTTGGGCGCAACTGCCTGCCGAGCGCAGACCCAAACTGGTCCTCTACGGCGAGAGTCTCGGCTCGATGGCAGGGCAGGGAGCGTTCGAGTGGCTGCCCGACATCGCACGCATGGGTTTCTCGTCGGTGCTGTGGGTGGGCCCACCCAACGCGAGCCCACTGTGGCACGGGCTGACGGTGCGACGCGACCCGGGAACGCCCGAGGTGCGCCCGCGTTACGACAACGGGCGCACGGTCCGGTTCTCCGAGGCCGCCGACGCCGCCGAGATCGCCGGCGACATTGCCGATCCATGGGAGGGCACCCGCGTGCTGTTTTTGCAGCACCCGTCCGACCCGATCGTGTGGTGGTCGACGGAACTGCTGTTCTCCCGGCCCGACTGGCTGGTGGAACCGCCCGGCGGGGACCGCACCGCATCGATGCGGTGGTATCCGATCATCACGTTCTGGCAGGTCGCCGCCGACATGACGAACGCCTCGAGCGTGCCCGCGGGACACGGCCACAACTACGGCGAATCGGTGCTCGACGGCTGGGCGGCGGTGGCGCCGCCGGTTGGATGGACCGCTGAGGACACCGAACGCATCCGCATGGCGCTGGAGAAGACCGCCGCCAACGATGGTCCCGAATACTGA
- a CDS encoding PPOX class F420-dependent oxidoreductase, which produces MTFKTHEIAFLRGADLGRLATIQPNGTLQNSPVGFTFNEQLGTIDIAGYRMSHSQKYRNIAHNNQVAFVVDDITSRDPWRVRCLEIRGTAEQVVAATGQGAAGDELDDAIIRITPRRIISFGIDDQETEPHQLKADIRTV; this is translated from the coding sequence ATGACCTTCAAGACACACGAGATCGCCTTCCTGCGCGGTGCCGACCTGGGCCGACTGGCCACCATCCAACCGAACGGCACACTCCAGAACAGCCCGGTGGGGTTCACCTTCAACGAGCAACTCGGCACCATCGACATCGCCGGTTACCGCATGTCGCACAGCCAGAAGTACCGCAACATCGCGCACAACAACCAGGTCGCGTTCGTGGTGGACGACATCACCTCCCGCGACCCGTGGCGGGTGCGCTGCCTGGAGATTCGCGGGACCGCAGAGCAGGTGGTGGCTGCGACCGGACAGGGCGCGGCAGGGGATGAACTGGACGACGCGATCATCCGGATCACGCCGCGACGCATCATCAGCTTCGGCATCGATGACCAGGAAACCGAACCCCACCAACTGAAAGCGGATATACGAACGGTCTGA
- a CDS encoding CPBP family intramembrane glutamic endopeptidase: MDATKIRALAVATALAVFNVVVDPRLPGRTRPVVRTLVGTGLLGTSRTAPGLRPPALWSGVRTGSVAAAAVAATVAATTAVPVVRTAMRERDLPPGLASWLLLGIPLGTVWSEEAAFRGALGAMGTEAFGPAGGRLLQAATFGISHIPDARAAGEPVVGTVLVTGVAGWLLDWLMRRSSSLAAPLLVHLALNETGALCAVLSRRGRGGAQAPSNSRISSGMPSTSGETVVFTHRPSG; encoded by the coding sequence ATGGACGCCACAAAGATCCGCGCGCTGGCGGTGGCGACGGCGCTCGCGGTGTTCAACGTCGTGGTCGATCCGCGGCTACCCGGGCGCACCAGGCCGGTGGTGCGCACGCTCGTCGGTACCGGTCTGCTCGGCACGAGCCGCACCGCCCCGGGGCTGAGACCGCCCGCGCTGTGGTCGGGGGTGCGCACCGGGTCGGTCGCCGCGGCCGCGGTGGCGGCCACGGTGGCCGCGACGACGGCGGTGCCCGTGGTCCGCACCGCCATGCGGGAGCGGGATCTCCCGCCCGGCTTGGCGTCGTGGCTGTTGCTCGGTATCCCGCTGGGCACCGTGTGGTCCGAGGAGGCCGCGTTCCGCGGCGCGCTCGGTGCGATGGGAACCGAGGCGTTCGGACCGGCGGGTGGAAGGCTGCTGCAGGCAGCGACTTTCGGTATTTCGCACATCCCGGACGCACGCGCGGCCGGTGAACCCGTAGTCGGCACGGTGCTGGTGACCGGCGTGGCCGGTTGGCTACTGGACTGGCTGATGCGCCGCAGCAGCAGCCTGGCCGCCCCGCTGCTGGTACACCTCGCGCTCAACGAGACCGGTGCGCTGTGCGCGGTGCTGAGCCGACGCGGACGGGGTGGCGCTCAGGCGCCGAGCAACTCCCGGATCTCGTCGGGCATGCCGTCGACATCGGGGGAGACCGTGGTCTTCACCCATCGGCCGTCGGGGTGA